The following are encoded together in the Malaya genurostris strain Urasoe2022 chromosome 3, Malgen_1.1, whole genome shotgun sequence genome:
- the LOC131437611 gene encoding acetylcholinesterase-like, with translation MFYCSRLLKRKLLRLSECGLRCESVNASNRVNIKVCQGTVSGVRIKLPNGNDSFAFRGIPYAKPPVGDLRYKAPQPLDKFPTPLLDCSVERNVCFSKNIFTQEVEGSENCLFLNVYTPELEGDGKLRPVMVFIHGGGFMYGSGNSDCYSPEYLLQEGVVTVTLNYRLGPLGFLYLPSQGIEGNAGLKDQLMALKWVNQNIAKFGGDPSNVTLFGESAGAASVHLHLLSPNSRQYFHKAICQSGCSIMEWVMQLDPEEKARTLAKLIGCPGNSDADFYETLMTASTADVIGRMMGVMTEEEKSRGLPMPFKPVVESATATDAIVTRSPIETMKTPNSLSDIPLMIGLNNREGTIMLLDAVKKMEVYDKDIARLIPQTVNAHTTARRELGVQIKKFYFGDKSVSMDTLPQLADLMSDYYFDILTNICVELHAKYQQQSPLYYYNFSFDGTMNMFKKLLQLDVPGACHADELAYLFLFRMAPVEVTPDSAEARVRYYMCRMWTNFAKFGNPTPVNDSTLPFRWNPVVNVDPISKEAVELDCLDICANPKMIRNPDKQRIDFWRGVYKRYSVDFL, from the exons ATGTTCTACTGTTCAAgactgttgaaaagaaaattacTGCGGCTTAGCGAGtgtgggttgcgctgtgaatcg GTAAATGCATCTAATCGTGTCAACATCAAAGTCTGTCAGGGCACCGTTTCTGGTGTACGGATAAAGCTACCCAACGGAAATGATTCGTTCGCCTTCCGAGGGATTCCATACGCAAAACCACCCGTCGGGGATTTGCGATACAAGGCACCTCAGCCGTTGGATAAGTTTCCAACACCGTTATTAGACTGCAGTGTTGAACGAAATGTGTGCTttagtaaaaacatttttaccCAAGAAGTCGAGGGTTCGGAAAATTGCCTGTTTCTAAATGTATACACACCTGAGTTGGAAGGTGATGGCAAATTGCGTCCAGTAATGGTATTTATTCATGGTGGTGGTTtcatgtatggcagtggaaatagCgactg TTATTCACCTGAATATCTGTTACAGGAGGGCGTCGTAACAGTAACACTCAACTATCGTCTCGGACCGCTCGGGTTTCTGTATCTTCCCAGCCAAGGTATAGAAGGAAATGCTGGCCTAAAGGACCAGTTGATGGCTTTGAAATGGGTGAACCAGAATATAGCTAAATTTGGCGGAGATCCTTCCAATGTAACACTTTTTGGAGAGAGTGCTGGTGCGGCGTCGGTGCATTTGCATCTCCTGTCTCCTAATTCAAGACAGTATTTCCACAAAGCCATCTGTCAGAGTGGATGTAGCATCATGGAGTGGGTGATGCAACTGGATCCGGAAGAAAAGGCAAGAACGCTGGCCAAATTGATTGGATGTCCTGGCAACAGTGATGCCGACTTCTACGAGACCCTAATGACGGCTTCCACTGCGGATGTTATTGGGCGAATGATGGGAGTGAtgacagaagaagaaaaaagtcgtGGATTACCGATGCCATTCAAGCCGGTAGTAGAGAGCGCAACGGCAACTGATGCCATTGTGACCAGATCTCCTATCGAAACAATGAAAACTCCTAACAGCCTATCTGACATTCCATTAATGATAGGACTGAATAATCGAGAAGGCACGATTATGCTATTGGATGCAGTCAAAAAGATGGAGGTTTATGACAAAGACATTGCACGACTTATTCCTCAAACCGTAAACGCACACACGACAGCTAGACGAGAACTCGGTGTACAAATAAAAAAGTTCTATTTCGGAGATAAGTCCGTTAGCATGGATACTCTTCCTCAACTGGCCGATCTAATGAGCGACTACTATTTTGACATCCTTACAAATATTTGTGTGGAATTACATGCAAAATACCAACAACAATCACCGTTATATTATTACAATTTTAGCTTCGATGGCACCATGAATATGTTCAAAAAGTTACTTCAACTCGATGTTCCGGGAGCATGTCATGCCGACGAATTAGCCTATCTTTTCCT TTTCCGCATGGCACCTGTTGAAGTGACTCCAGATTCTGCTGAGGCCCGCGTTCGCTACTACATGTGCCGCATGTGGACCAACTTTGCCAAGTTTGGAAATCCCACTCCGGTTAATGATTCAACGTTACCCTTCCGCTGGAATCCTGTAGTAAACGTCGATCCAATCTCCAAGGAAGCGGTCGAGCTTGACTGTCTAGATATATGTGCGAATCCAAAGATGATTAGGAATCCGGACAAGCAAAGAATAGACTTCTGGAGAGGAGTTTATAAGAGATACAGCGTGGATTTCTTGTaa